Proteins encoded together in one Orrella marina window:
- a CDS encoding glycosyltransferase family 2 protein, translating into MKFALAAIVKDERDSILEWLAFHRVMGASHFFIADNASTDGTRECLAALALQGWLTLIDFPGEPGIKPQLPAYQRILAQCRNLCDVVAFIDADEYLLPLQEQSDQGLVPWLETVFSDDGVGAVAVNWACFGSGGAKFRDVGLIIERFTQRAPHYFGPNRHFKSIVRPDWVQAFGNPHYARLKRGRYVNAEGSPLEIRIDKEGKQRSGLSQSVCWKGARLNHYLVRSVEEFVLGKARRGSAATPGYNKQRTYFEKHDRNDEVCELALPWVPKVKAELAILEKLVGQAPPHLPNVSPQATESKTPSKQSVFSVSPPAGKSHRGSHSTSLISWFKRKLPGGEPASASPVLRFELDYPSVKRDPFVTKSGRVVQGWLLLHPELEHSRQQLKIIAEWNSQFELEYPFNVSRPDVITQILEADPENHAQLTCGFSFTVPLQLRHFRLWLDCEGERFRLPDVHVEDPSEYPDRPKVLKGEHGWLFLDNDTNGSVDQFTGHMRLSTAGLTGWQDYFTEAGKLASKLGVPWALLIAPSKESILGNRYHPRKPGTAGPIDQVRAISATHPLVYPDDTLRDLGEEAFIPTDTHWSHRGAMHAALELAGRLGVNVHRCKQAFEKDVYALREMGGDLGNKLTPRQSSKVQVLTSFNHVRQKKYDNGLPNFGRLIVTEYPKALNKGTLVLFGSSSSYAMFNHLVRIFKRIVFVHSAGNIDPFVVQQIKPSFLAAQTNGRFVIMPPTVGQSLRSQIQEKIERLTPDERKTVETRRIIAEPGYLQEIGLEAFEEALVKAWGEKTE; encoded by the coding sequence GTGAAGTTTGCGTTAGCAGCCATTGTTAAAGACGAGCGAGACAGCATCCTGGAATGGCTAGCTTTTCACCGTGTGATGGGTGCCAGCCATTTTTTCATTGCAGATAACGCTAGCACCGACGGTACGCGCGAATGCCTGGCAGCACTGGCTCTCCAAGGCTGGCTCACATTGATCGACTTTCCTGGTGAGCCGGGGATCAAACCACAACTACCCGCCTACCAGCGAATCCTTGCACAATGCAGGAACCTTTGCGATGTCGTCGCTTTCATTGATGCAGACGAGTATTTGCTGCCGTTGCAGGAACAATCTGACCAAGGACTTGTGCCTTGGCTGGAGACCGTGTTTTCTGACGATGGTGTCGGTGCTGTCGCAGTCAACTGGGCCTGCTTCGGATCGGGGGGCGCCAAGTTCCGCGATGTCGGCCTGATCATCGAGCGTTTCACACAGCGTGCGCCACATTACTTTGGGCCCAATCGGCACTTCAAAAGCATCGTCAGACCAGACTGGGTTCAGGCATTTGGCAACCCTCACTACGCTCGTCTCAAACGCGGTCGATACGTTAATGCAGAAGGCTCTCCACTCGAAATCAGAATTGATAAGGAAGGGAAACAGCGCTCTGGGTTAAGTCAGTCCGTTTGCTGGAAAGGCGCCCGCCTCAACCACTATCTGGTCAGATCGGTCGAAGAGTTCGTGCTCGGCAAGGCTCGCCGCGGTAGTGCTGCAACCCCTGGATACAACAAACAGCGAACATACTTCGAGAAGCATGACCGTAATGACGAAGTGTGTGAGTTAGCCCTGCCCTGGGTGCCAAAGGTCAAAGCAGAACTGGCAATACTTGAAAAGCTTGTCGGGCAAGCACCCCCCCACTTGCCGAATGTTTCGCCACAGGCAACTGAGTCTAAGACGCCCTCAAAGCAGTCAGTGTTTTCCGTGTCGCCCCCTGCAGGCAAGAGTCACCGCGGATCACATTCGACCAGCCTGATTTCCTGGTTCAAGAGAAAACTGCCCGGTGGTGAACCGGCCTCTGCATCACCCGTCTTGCGGTTCGAACTCGACTACCCCTCGGTTAAACGGGATCCGTTCGTTACAAAATCGGGCCGTGTCGTTCAAGGCTGGTTATTGCTGCACCCGGAGCTTGAGCATTCGCGCCAGCAGTTGAAGATCATCGCAGAGTGGAATAGCCAGTTCGAACTCGAATACCCGTTTAACGTTTCCAGGCCAGATGTCATCACGCAGATCCTCGAAGCCGATCCTGAGAATCATGCTCAATTGACATGTGGGTTCAGTTTTACTGTGCCACTCCAACTAAGGCACTTCCGTCTTTGGCTTGACTGTGAGGGTGAAAGGTTCCGTTTACCTGACGTTCATGTCGAGGATCCGTCGGAGTACCCGGATCGCCCCAAAGTACTTAAGGGCGAACACGGCTGGCTCTTCCTCGATAACGACACCAATGGCAGTGTGGATCAGTTCACTGGTCATATGCGTCTGAGCACAGCAGGCCTCACGGGCTGGCAAGATTACTTCACCGAGGCTGGAAAACTTGCAAGTAAGCTCGGTGTGCCATGGGCCCTTCTCATTGCGCCATCTAAAGAAAGCATTCTGGGGAATCGATACCACCCCAGAAAGCCCGGCACTGCAGGTCCGATTGATCAGGTCAGAGCGATTTCCGCAACGCACCCGTTAGTCTATCCGGACGATACTTTGCGAGATCTTGGCGAAGAAGCGTTCATCCCGACCGACACGCACTGGTCGCACCGGGGTGCGATGCACGCCGCACTCGAACTTGCAGGCAGGCTGGGGGTCAACGTACATCGCTGCAAGCAAGCATTTGAGAAAGACGTTTATGCGCTACGAGAGATGGGGGGGGATCTGGGTAACAAACTGACACCAAGACAATCCTCAAAGGTCCAGGTACTTACCTCATTCAATCACGTTCGACAAAAAAAGTACGACAACGGCTTGCCGAACTTTGGACGGCTGATAGTCACCGAATACCCGAAAGCACTAAACAAAGGCACGTTAGTGTTGTTCGGATCATCTTCGAGCTATGCCATGTTCAACCACCTTGTGCGGATCTTCAAACGGATTGTTTTCGTGCACAGCGCAGGCAATATTGATCCGTTTGTTGTTCAGCAGATCAAGCCTTCATTTCTGGCAGCCCAGACCAATGGCCGGTTCGTCATCATGCCGCCGACCGTCGGACAATCACTCCGGTCGCAGATTCAGGAAAAAATTGAGCGACTGACCCCCGATGAACGAAAAACGGTAGAAACACGCCGAATCATTGCAGAGCCCGGTTATCTGCAGGAGATAGGTCTCGAAGCTTTCGAAGAGGCTTTGGTAAAAGCATGGGGTGAAAAGACCGAATAG
- a CDS encoding glycosyltransferase — MKPLSRMFGVIVIFRCSQLVGQSHPLMQSIWKYLKRVPGFRGKATPQIPKPEPGFNGKWYLNEYPDVAAAGMDPWVHYWRFGKTEGRLPQGNRVLVWDEHLWAGAHAVMVPRLQSLLSGSEAEGVTPQEKLAARWALARWFAWECDWNAVLDMLLPGIAHFDESLAGAGPWLLCIEALCRQSRVCVAQDPENVAHAPSMSAAMSQMLFSDVLNELKRRYPDHADTALAMVNAQPWIDQDSPQARLGLLNEIWLSRGLSAVGLKDPYSLVVDGPEASEMSSHPPSDLRFHIDNLVGVLASTVPFEGRDSRKDLVSTIAGVERGALDRPLVSVIIPLYNAARTIETAVRSLFEQTWRPLEIIVVDDGSKDEGPACVQDMMSRCPSGVSLRLVQLPENVGAYAARNAGMTRAKGVFLTTHDSDDWSHPDKISRQVGSLEQNPNAKASMSWWVRATDDLLFHRWRLNHYGWTYPNLSSLMIRSEVLDVIGFWDEVRVNGDSEYWERLRAVWGDDAVVFTDPQTPLSIGRADEGSLSQHRETHLVSEFNGVRKDYMQSARRWHARFRKPQTPTSSETPTVGRSELYLASSQSVRAFPAPVAICKKKLPVQHSDPLDEIQYSGLFDAGWYLETCMDLQSQRIDPIEHYWRNGVDQGRDPGPCFSTSGYLAKYPAVLQSGLHPLIDYLREGRAAARDPCPVLEGRVHHKPGRQTVLLVGHIAGPRLYGAERSLLDVARAVRQLGYNLVVCLPGAVNVAYCDALRAESVALKIMPYGWWQTGKMSCAITVEQFRVLFKEFNVDLVHVNTLVLDEPLIAARQAGVPCLIHVRELPDHDKDLCWTLNATPQQLLHRVQSLADQVVANSLSVARWISSHASEVSDARQSRSSDNCEVVVVPNTIAMNNLLELPLLAPPWPDSARADDPANQITARDQGGASSGSSSRPFAVGMISSNLPKKGLNDLVDVARHLEQLLPKARVLVAGPRTPELQDVLVRQASGEVPSNLVYAGYVESPEQVLLEMDVLVNLSHFQESFGRTVLEAMAAGRPVVAYEWGAIPELIVDGETGYLVPFKDTQAVAEKLVSLAQSDRIRVAFGQAARKRAIEGYHPDVLAQRLKNVYESMLDRV; from the coding sequence ATGAAGCCACTTTCCCGTATGTTCGGGGTCATTGTCATTTTTCGGTGTTCACAACTTGTGGGCCAATCTCACCCTCTTATGCAATCAATCTGGAAGTATCTAAAGCGAGTCCCGGGGTTTAGGGGTAAAGCGACTCCTCAGATTCCAAAGCCCGAACCCGGGTTCAACGGTAAGTGGTACCTGAATGAGTACCCTGACGTTGCTGCCGCCGGGATGGATCCTTGGGTGCATTACTGGCGTTTTGGTAAGACAGAGGGACGACTGCCCCAAGGTAATCGTGTACTGGTGTGGGATGAGCATTTATGGGCAGGCGCGCACGCAGTCATGGTTCCCCGATTACAAAGCCTGCTATCGGGATCTGAAGCAGAAGGGGTAACGCCACAGGAAAAATTGGCTGCCCGCTGGGCATTGGCTAGATGGTTCGCGTGGGAGTGCGACTGGAACGCCGTTCTCGATATGCTCCTTCCAGGAATCGCTCACTTCGATGAAAGTCTCGCTGGTGCAGGTCCATGGTTATTGTGTATTGAAGCACTATGCCGCCAAAGCCGGGTATGTGTAGCTCAGGATCCAGAGAACGTCGCTCACGCGCCATCAATGAGCGCCGCTATGTCACAGATGCTGTTCTCGGATGTTCTGAATGAGCTTAAACGGAGATATCCGGATCATGCCGACACAGCGTTGGCGATGGTCAACGCACAACCATGGATTGATCAAGACAGTCCACAAGCACGTCTTGGATTGCTCAATGAGATCTGGTTGAGTCGTGGCTTGTCAGCCGTGGGGTTGAAAGATCCCTATTCTTTAGTGGTTGACGGGCCAGAGGCATCAGAGATGTCGTCGCATCCCCCGAGTGATCTGCGTTTTCATATTGATAATCTGGTTGGCGTTCTGGCAAGTACGGTGCCCTTCGAGGGGCGTGACAGCAGAAAAGATCTGGTGAGCACGATTGCCGGGGTAGAGCGTGGGGCTTTGGACCGTCCTTTGGTCTCTGTCATCATTCCCCTTTACAACGCAGCGCGCACGATCGAAACCGCGGTCAGGAGTCTGTTCGAACAGACCTGGCGGCCGCTCGAGATCATCGTGGTTGATGATGGCAGCAAGGACGAAGGACCAGCCTGCGTGCAAGACATGATGTCGCGCTGTCCTTCAGGTGTCTCGTTGCGTCTCGTACAGTTGCCTGAGAATGTCGGGGCCTACGCTGCACGCAATGCTGGCATGACGCGGGCGAAGGGCGTTTTCTTGACGACCCATGACAGTGATGACTGGTCGCATCCAGACAAGATATCGCGACAGGTAGGTTCATTGGAGCAGAACCCTAATGCCAAGGCCTCCATGTCATGGTGGGTCAGGGCCACAGACGATCTACTGTTTCACCGGTGGCGACTGAATCATTATGGATGGACCTATCCCAACCTGTCTTCCTTGATGATTCGAAGCGAAGTGCTGGACGTCATCGGATTCTGGGATGAGGTCCGGGTCAATGGTGATAGCGAGTACTGGGAGCGTCTGCGGGCAGTCTGGGGGGATGACGCAGTTGTTTTTACCGATCCTCAGACCCCATTGAGTATCGGGCGGGCGGACGAGGGCTCTTTGAGCCAGCACCGTGAGACCCATCTGGTCAGCGAATTTAACGGTGTGCGTAAAGACTACATGCAAAGCGCCAGACGCTGGCATGCCCGGTTTAGAAAGCCCCAGACGCCAACGTCATCCGAGACGCCAACCGTCGGTCGAAGTGAGTTGTACCTCGCGTCAAGCCAGTCTGTGCGAGCCTTCCCGGCACCAGTGGCGATTTGCAAGAAGAAGTTACCCGTCCAGCACTCCGATCCGCTTGATGAGATCCAGTACTCTGGTCTCTTTGATGCAGGATGGTATCTGGAAACCTGCATGGATCTTCAGAGCCAGCGAATTGACCCGATCGAGCATTACTGGCGAAACGGTGTGGACCAGGGCCGTGACCCTGGTCCATGCTTTAGCACATCTGGCTATCTGGCAAAATATCCCGCCGTACTGCAGTCAGGTTTACACCCCCTGATAGACTATTTGCGGGAAGGGCGTGCTGCCGCAAGGGACCCTTGCCCCGTGCTGGAGGGCCGAGTCCATCACAAACCGGGCAGGCAGACGGTTCTGCTTGTCGGTCATATTGCGGGCCCACGTCTATACGGAGCAGAGAGAAGCTTGCTGGATGTTGCACGTGCAGTCAGGCAGCTGGGCTACAACCTTGTCGTCTGTTTGCCTGGCGCCGTGAACGTGGCATATTGCGATGCATTGCGGGCTGAGTCTGTCGCCCTCAAAATCATGCCGTATGGCTGGTGGCAGACGGGCAAGATGTCCTGTGCCATCACAGTCGAGCAGTTCCGCGTTCTTTTCAAGGAATTCAATGTCGATCTTGTTCACGTCAACACGCTTGTTCTGGATGAGCCACTGATCGCTGCTCGACAGGCCGGAGTTCCATGCCTGATCCACGTGAGAGAGTTGCCAGATCATGACAAGGATCTGTGTTGGACATTGAATGCAACACCACAGCAGTTGCTCCATCGAGTTCAGAGCCTTGCAGATCAAGTTGTTGCTAACTCCCTGTCAGTCGCACGCTGGATTTCGTCTCATGCATCTGAAGTGAGCGACGCAAGACAATCCCGGTCGTCTGATAATTGTGAAGTCGTGGTCGTACCTAACACGATTGCAATGAATAACTTGCTTGAACTGCCGTTGCTTGCGCCGCCATGGCCTGATTCAGCGCGAGCAGACGATCCGGCAAATCAGATAACTGCTCGGGATCAAGGCGGGGCGTCGTCGGGCTCCTCGTCGCGGCCGTTTGCAGTTGGAATGATCAGCAGCAATCTTCCGAAGAAAGGCCTGAATGACCTGGTGGATGTTGCCCGTCATCTTGAACAACTGTTGCCGAAGGCGAGGGTTCTGGTTGCAGGGCCGCGCACGCCAGAACTCCAGGATGTCCTGGTACGACAAGCATCAGGCGAAGTGCCGAGTAATCTGGTTTACGCGGGCTATGTCGAGTCGCCTGAGCAGGTGCTGCTAGAAATGGACGTACTTGTGAACTTGTCGCACTTTCAGGAGTCATTCGGGCGGACGGTGCTCGAGGCGATGGCGGCAGGTAGGCCAGTGGTCGCCTATGAGTGGGGTGCTATACCTGAGTTGATTGTTGACGGCGAAACGGGTTACCTCGTTCCTTTCAAAGATACTCAGGCGGTCGCAGAGAAGCTGGTCAGTCTTGCGCAATCCGATCGGATCCGGGTGGCGTTCGGGCAGGCGGCAAGAAAGCGCGCGATTGAGGGTTATCATCCGGATGTATTGGCCCAGCGACTGAAAAATGTTTACGAGTCAATGCTTGACCGTGTTTAA
- a CDS encoding glycosyltransferase family 2 protein, protein MASLPLKFSGSMSRWFLVDAVVDGRDDDLILFLRVVSRDGAEFRLGLPVTLKGRVREVIHAPFRPVALFLEPAQEGASPTLVRHRVRGLSAARAYLLMGLRVWHYWKRMTPSDRQRLNLRWPGMMLRLEHSNNLVGRLRYHYPDLGYQEWIDRCESVTPDSLVRLSRMSLPADFAIHVVVGQSRASLGMGSVDARTWSESDFAVQVQITQSSLHRVTGGDRIALSFLDGNQPDTNSFDQPGCSGGEQWICFCQPGIQFEPWMLAWFAYDASLSRYNLVYSDHDVIDASGVRSQPCFKPDWSPELATVTGYMGQAFWIKAGLWRKLSRETQSGSAYSIFMSAARLTTTEKVGHIPAILWHARKESGDGYARPGVQEVQEQISLGATAASVTSDCRGHLRVRYKVPEPEPMVSIIIPTRNLLNMLQPCVESVLARTTWPNYEVIVVDNQSDCADTLAYMQTLRTRDRVRVLSYDHPFNFAAIQNYAVKESKGELICLLNNDTEVITPEWLDEMAGRLSQPDVGIVGARLLYGDGRLQHAGDVLGAGGCASHLHGPIAGDDPGYMNRAVLPQDLSAVTAACLLVRKSLYEEIGGFDADNLPVAFNDVDFCLRVRQAGYRVVYTPYAELFHYESVSRGSDNNPEKQARALREAQYMRRTWPEVIANDPFYNPNLNQGRADLRLGRVRNVLPPWER, encoded by the coding sequence ATGGCGAGTTTGCCACTGAAATTTTCGGGTTCGATGTCTCGCTGGTTTCTGGTCGACGCAGTCGTTGACGGTCGTGATGATGATCTGATTCTATTTTTGCGGGTCGTCAGCCGTGATGGCGCTGAGTTTCGCCTGGGGCTACCCGTTACCCTGAAGGGCAGGGTGCGTGAAGTGATTCATGCCCCTTTTCGCCCAGTTGCTTTATTTCTTGAGCCTGCTCAAGAGGGGGCAAGTCCCACGCTTGTCAGGCACCGCGTTAGAGGCTTGTCAGCCGCGCGCGCCTATCTTCTGATGGGGTTGCGAGTCTGGCATTACTGGAAGCGGATGACTCCGTCTGACAGGCAACGCTTGAATTTGCGTTGGCCTGGCATGATGCTTCGACTGGAGCACAGCAATAACCTGGTCGGACGTCTGCGCTACCACTATCCCGATCTCGGCTATCAAGAGTGGATTGACCGCTGCGAAAGTGTCACGCCAGATAGTCTGGTCAGGTTGAGTCGAATGTCTCTGCCTGCTGATTTTGCGATCCATGTGGTAGTTGGCCAGAGTCGCGCCTCGTTGGGCATGGGCTCTGTAGATGCCAGAACCTGGTCAGAAAGTGATTTTGCTGTGCAGGTACAAATCACACAATCAAGCCTGCACCGAGTAACCGGGGGAGATCGTATTGCCTTGTCTTTTCTGGATGGCAATCAGCCTGATACCAACTCTTTTGATCAGCCGGGTTGTTCAGGGGGTGAGCAATGGATCTGTTTTTGTCAGCCTGGTATTCAGTTCGAACCCTGGATGCTGGCTTGGTTTGCGTATGATGCTTCGCTGTCCCGGTACAACCTGGTCTACAGCGATCATGACGTCATTGATGCGTCAGGTGTGCGCAGTCAGCCCTGTTTCAAACCGGACTGGTCGCCCGAGTTGGCGACGGTGACCGGATACATGGGGCAGGCATTCTGGATCAAGGCAGGTCTCTGGCGCAAACTATCGAGGGAGACTCAGTCAGGGTCTGCATACAGTATTTTTATGTCTGCAGCACGACTGACGACGACCGAGAAAGTCGGTCATATTCCTGCAATCCTCTGGCACGCCAGGAAAGAGTCAGGTGATGGGTACGCCCGACCTGGCGTTCAGGAGGTTCAGGAGCAGATCAGTCTCGGCGCTACTGCGGCATCGGTCACATCAGATTGTCGTGGGCATCTCAGGGTTCGATACAAGGTACCGGAGCCTGAGCCCATGGTTTCGATCATCATCCCCACCCGTAATCTGCTCAACATGCTGCAGCCCTGCGTGGAGAGCGTTCTGGCCAGGACAACCTGGCCAAACTACGAGGTCATTGTGGTGGACAACCAGAGTGACTGTGCCGACACACTGGCTTATATGCAGACACTGCGTACAAGAGACCGGGTTCGTGTACTGTCATACGATCACCCGTTTAATTTCGCCGCCATCCAGAACTATGCCGTCAAAGAGAGCAAAGGGGAGTTGATCTGCCTGCTGAACAATGATACTGAGGTCATCACCCCGGAGTGGCTTGACGAGATGGCAGGCAGATTGTCCCAGCCGGACGTCGGTATTGTGGGTGCGAGACTGTTGTATGGCGATGGCCGTCTGCAGCACGCAGGTGATGTGCTTGGTGCGGGCGGTTGTGCTTCGCATCTGCATGGTCCGATTGCCGGAGACGATCCGGGTTATATGAATCGCGCCGTTTTGCCGCAGGATTTGTCAGCGGTCACTGCTGCCTGCCTGCTAGTGCGCAAAAGCCTGTACGAGGAAATAGGCGGGTTTGACGCCGACAATCTCCCCGTTGCGTTCAATGATGTCGATTTCTGCTTGCGAGTGCGTCAGGCAGGATACAGAGTCGTCTACACGCCCTATGCCGAACTCTTTCATTACGAGTCGGTTTCCCGCGGGTCGGATAATAACCCGGAGAAACAGGCCAGAGCACTCAGGGAAGCCCAGTACATGCGACGCACATGGCCTGAGGTGATTGCCAATGACCCCTTCTACAACCCGAACCTCAATCAAGGTCGAGCGGACCTGCGCCTTGGACGCGTGCGTAATGTGTTGCCGCCGTGGGAGCGTTGA
- a CDS encoding capsule biosynthesis protein, whose product MFRINFNMGDLANWGGRASVSFRQKPDELDEFMRSVYERYDITDQILFGDRRAVHRPAIVTAPSYGITTHVFEEGYFRPYWVTLERGGVNRHSGLPKNPEWYREIGPLLPTSGKSSSFDNPFWKRATYDVLYHGAGMLNPIVYPGYRTHAPVTAPVEYGGFLWRQARQSRYQRTDRESLRRVLRSDDPFFFLPLQLNSDSQIRDHSDFDGMKDVLRYVMESFARHAPAQSNLLIKNHPLDIGLINYRKMVDQFSDELGIQRRAVYVDTGALNPILKRTAGVVTVNSTTGVAALEHGSPVITLSDPIYSMPGLTAQHGLDAFWQQPDRPDAYLFKCFRDTVIHTTQLNGGFYSREGIEKVIHNGLPRLISDESALEQLFQIVTP is encoded by the coding sequence GTGTTCCGTATCAATTTCAATATGGGAGATCTGGCCAACTGGGGAGGGCGGGCGTCAGTTTCATTCCGGCAGAAGCCAGATGAACTGGACGAATTCATGCGTTCAGTCTACGAACGCTACGACATCACCGATCAGATTCTTTTTGGGGACCGGCGAGCGGTTCACCGACCGGCCATCGTTACTGCGCCGTCATATGGCATTACCACGCATGTATTTGAAGAAGGCTACTTCCGGCCCTACTGGGTAACGCTTGAGCGCGGTGGGGTCAACCGACACTCTGGGCTTCCCAAGAATCCGGAGTGGTATCGCGAGATTGGCCCGCTTTTGCCGACCTCAGGCAAGTCCTCCTCGTTTGACAACCCATTCTGGAAGCGTGCCACCTATGATGTGCTGTATCACGGGGCCGGCATGCTCAATCCGATCGTTTATCCAGGGTACCGTACACACGCTCCCGTGACGGCTCCAGTCGAGTACGGCGGGTTTTTGTGGCGCCAGGCACGACAGAGCCGTTATCAGAGGACTGATCGGGAAAGTTTAAGACGCGTGCTTCGATCGGACGACCCCTTCTTCTTTTTGCCGTTGCAGCTCAACAGCGATAGCCAGATCCGGGATCACTCGGATTTTGATGGGATGAAGGATGTGTTGCGCTATGTGATGGAGTCGTTTGCCCGTCATGCGCCCGCGCAAAGTAACCTGCTGATCAAGAACCATCCACTTGATATCGGTTTGATCAACTACCGCAAGATGGTTGATCAGTTTTCTGACGAGCTGGGTATCCAGCGGCGAGCGGTATATGTTGATACAGGTGCCTTAAATCCCATTCTCAAACGAACAGCAGGGGTTGTCACCGTCAATAGCACCACGGGAGTTGCCGCACTGGAGCATGGCAGTCCGGTGATCACGCTTAGCGACCCGATCTATTCGATGCCGGGGCTGACCGCGCAACATGGACTCGATGCGTTCTGGCAGCAGCCAGATCGTCCGGATGCTTACCTTTTCAAGTGCTTCCGCGACACCGTTATCCACACTACTCAACTCAATGGCGGTTTCTACAGTCGCGAGGGGATCGAGAAGGTGATCCATAATGGCTTGCCCCGATTGATCTCGGATGAGTCTGCGCTGGAACAGCTGTTTCAGATTGTTACCCCCTGA